A segment of the Leptospiraceae bacterium genome:
GTTTCTTGATCATTTGTATGTATATTCAAAAGACAAGGGGGACGTCATAGTGTATCATTCGAAGTATGTAGAGAAAAAGAAATCAGTGGATATACAAAAGAACTTAGCAAAACTAAAAGAACAATTTGTACTTGTGGCGTATCACAAAATCCACTTTCAAAAAAATGATTATCTAAAGATCTACAGATTAAGAAGAAAAGAGAAACTGCAATAAAATAAAAAAATAACAATTTTTGTCTGAAATTGAGTGTATATTTTATATTACATGATAAACACCCATAGCAAAGTTTAAAAAATTTTTTCATTAAGTGAGAAAAATTTTCAGATTTTTCGGGATTTTATCATAAAATATGTCTCCTCCTTTTCTAATTATATGATTATGAAGATGGAAACGATTAAAATCCAAAATTGTTTTAAGAAAATTTATGAATCAAAAGGTTATGAAAAATCTTGTGAAGAAAGAATCATTGAATATATTCAGCATCTTTTGGAGACGAAAAAAGTATCAAAAAATTCACGAAAAATTGCTGAATATGTTTTTTGGTTAATCTATAATGAATTTGTCTATAACGGTCGTGATGAAAATGGCAAAATCAGAAAAAGAAAATTTAAAAACAAGATAAAGCAACAATTTCATAGTTTCTTAGAAAACGAACTGATATTATCTGATGAAGACTTCGAAAAACTTATGATCGATATTATAGAAATCTACCTACCATGTTTGAAAATAGCAGAAAATGACCGGGAAAAACTAAAACTTTACAAAAATTGTATTGATAGAGACTTCCATAGAGAAAAAAGAAAAAATATTTCAATTGGTGAACTTATAGAAAAAGTTCGTCTTTCTAATCCAAAAGCGTATTATGACTACGATTGGAAAGACAATCTAAGATATCTCAAACTCTTGAGTAAAATACAAAAGCTTTTGGATGAAATCGAATTTATTCTATTAAAAAATGGATTTAAAAATAAAACCCATATAAAAGTTATTTTAAAAAATTTTGAAGTTCAATTCTATAATCCACATTTAGAAAATAAAGAAGAGATATATAGTAAGGTTGCTGATGAATTAAATATGAATAAAAGCACCGTAAAATCGGTTATACATCGCTTTGAGAAGAAGAATAAGATTATAAAAGAAATCAAAGAAGCTATTGAATAATGGATCTATATTTTCTTGGTTTTCTTTATTTTCTTGAGGCTATGTTGGTTTTTTTTGGCTGAAATATGAGCTTTCTTTGGGCTTTGAAGCTTCTAAGTGCTTCTTTTGATTTTCGCTTGTACCGAGAGTTTGAGAAGTTTCCCCATTTTGAGGTTGCAAGAAAAGTTTTTTATTTCTACCACATGCCCTTTTTGATTCATTATATTTTTTTTCTAATTAGTCCTTTTTTCTGGTATCAAATCTTGTTCAAGAAAGAAAGTTTTTTCTCTTTGCTTTTTACTACTTATCTTCCCCCTTTGTTCATTTATGGGGGAACTTTTATTTTTTTGGTTTTGATGGATAAGTTTGAGTTTTATTCCCAACCTCCCACGTTATACCGAAAAAATCCTTATTTTGGAATCAAAAATGCGATTATGATTACTTCTAATTTGATTTTTTTTCTTGTTCATCCGATTTTGGGTTGGTTAGCTTTGGGAGTTTCTTCTATCATGACGTTTGTTTTTTCTATCATCCAGTGGTCCTTATATCTTGAAAAACCAATATCCAAAACATTCGCCGAAAGTTTACTTTTGGTTTCTCTTTTTTTGTTGGTGGCTGTCTTGATTCTATTTATTGTGAATTTGTTTGAGTCTATTCAATTATTACAAAGGTTTGGTCTTTTATGAAAATCCATGTTGTTGGTATCGGTGGGATTGCCATGGGGAATTTAGCAAAAATGTTAAAGGATCAAGGACACGATGTTACAGGTTCTGATCAGAATTTATATCCTCCTATGTCTGAGAAGCTCAAAGAATGGGGTTTTCCTGTTTCTTCTTTTTCTCCAGATAACATCATAGACCAACACCAAAATCCAAAAGCGGATCTCTACATAATCGGGAATGTTTTATCTCGAGGCAACATAGAAGTTGAGACCATCCTCAATCACCGTTTGCCTTTGATGAGTATGCCTCAAGCCTTGTATGAGTTTTTTTTGAAGCATCACTATGTGATTGTAGTAGCGGGCACACATGGCAAAACCACCACTACTTTTCTAATCCACTATATTCTTAAAAAAGCAGGATTATCCGCGGGATTATTTGCTGGTGGGATACGAGCTGATCATCATCCTGGTTTTTCGATAGAAAAAGGAAACTATTTCGTTATTGAGGGCGATGAATATGACACTTCTTTTTTTGACAAAAAGCCCAAATTTTTGCACTATCGACCTTATTATTTGGTTTTGACTTCAATTGAGTATGATCATGCAGACATTTACGAAAACCTCAAGGAATACAAAAAGGCTTTTCTTCAATTGTTGCGTTGGATACCCCAAAAAGGAAAGATCATCGCAAACTATGATTACGAGGTCATACGAGAAATTCTCAAAAATCAGTCGAATGTTGTATATTATTCAGAGAAAGAACGCTTACCAGAAATCACGCAGCTCCAATACCAACGTAATGAGTTAATTCTCCCCATTGGAAGAGTTCATCCCAAAATCTTCGGAAAACAAAATTATCTAAACATCTTAGCAAGTTATCTTTTGGCAAAAGAACTGGGTGTTGATGCTCAAATCATTCGTCAGGCAATCGAAGAATTTCCTGGAGTCATGAGGCGCCAACAACTACGAAAAAAAATTTCCCTTCGTGATCAAGAAATAGAGATACTTTTCTATGAAGATTTTGCTCATCATCCCACAGCTGTGAAAATCACCATTGAAAGTTTTCGAGAAACGATTACCAATGCCTTCATCATTGCTTGCTATGAACCCAGAAGTGCGAGTAGCCATCGAAATGTCTTTCAGAAAGAATATCCAGAATCATTTTTGTTAGCAGATGTAGTTTATATCACAGAAGTTTATGATCCAAGAAAAGTAGAACCGGAACAACGATTGAATGTATTAGAAATCATTGATGAAATCCGCAAAAAAAATATCAATGCTCATTACTGTGCAGCACCAAATGAACTTTTAGAAAAACTAAAGAATGATTTTTCCGATTATGTCTTATTCGCAAAGCAAAAAAAATTAAACAAGATCATCTTGTTATTTATGAGCAACGGTGAATTTGGAAACATCTACCCAGAAGTGGAAAATTGGCTGGAAGATTTAGAAAAAAGTTGACTTGGTTCTTTTGTGATTTTTTCTATGATTATGAGTCTCATAATCAAGTTCAATTTCGGGTTTTTCTTTTTGGTGTTTTTGCTGTGGAATGTTTCTTTACAAAGCAGAGTGTTTCTTACGCCTGAGGCAGCACTTCAAGAAGCCTTTCCAAATGCAACCATAGAAAAAATAAGGATATATCTTACAGAACAAGATCAAAAGCAAATGGAACAAGAGTTAGGATTCAAAATCAAACATAGATTTTTTAGTTTTTATGTAGCGAAATCCAATCAAAACCTTTTGGGTTATGCAATCCTACACACAGATATCGTGCGAACAAAAGAAATGTCTTTGATGATCGTCCTCAATCCAAAAAAAGAAATCCAACAAATCTATCTTATCAGCTTTTATGAACCCATAGAATACAAACCTACAGAAAGATGGCTAGAATTATTCACAAATCGAAGTCTAAATCATCCACCAGTTTTAGGTATTGATATACCCGTAGTTTCGGGAGCTACCCTTACAGCAAGAAGTGCTTATGAAATGGCAATGTTGACACTTTATCTTGCCAAGTCCCTATAAAAGCTTATGAAGTTTTTCGTAACAGGAAATGTTCGATCTT
Coding sequences within it:
- a CDS encoding Mur ligase family protein, yielding MKIHVVGIGGIAMGNLAKMLKDQGHDVTGSDQNLYPPMSEKLKEWGFPVSSFSPDNIIDQHQNPKADLYIIGNVLSRGNIEVETILNHRLPLMSMPQALYEFFLKHHYVIVVAGTHGKTTTTFLIHYILKKAGLSAGLFAGGIRADHHPGFSIEKGNYFVIEGDEYDTSFFDKKPKFLHYRPYYLVLTSIEYDHADIYENLKEYKKAFLQLLRWIPQKGKIIANYDYEVIREILKNQSNVVYYSEKERLPEITQLQYQRNELILPIGRVHPKIFGKQNYLNILASYLLAKELGVDAQIIRQAIEEFPGVMRRQQLRKKISLRDQEIEILFYEDFAHHPTAVKITIESFRETITNAFIIACYEPRSASSHRNVFQKEYPESFLLADVVYITEVYDPRKVEPEQRLNVLEIIDEIRKKNINAHYCAAPNELLEKLKNDFSDYVLFAKQKKLNKIILLFMSNGEFGNIYPEVENWLEDLEKS